Below is a window of Camelina sativa cultivar DH55 chromosome 11, Cs, whole genome shotgun sequence DNA.
ACAGCAAGAAAAGGCGCTCTATAATCAACAAACTTTATAGTGCATAAAAAAGTTGAATGATGGTGCGAGGGTAAAAACTTTTTCCGATAGCCTTTTGAGTGATATAAGACCTGTGCTTGTATTGAATGTTGTGAAACTATTATATGTATAACAATTTTCGAACTACAATGTAACATGTTTATGGATTTTGCAATTCCCTAAGTAtaaccaatcaatcaatctcttttcttttggggttaaaaaatcatttttgaaCAATACAATGtgtcaatattttatatatgtaaaataagaGATTTTTTCCTTTAGAATTATGTAATAatgttgttgtcaaaaaaaaagaagttatgtactgtattaatgttttgatgcaaaataaaactttatttttgttttaaattatgtaaatatattttgatgcaAAATAAAACCGGCCTAAACGTTTATTGGGAAAAGTGGCCATACAAAACTTTGCCACATGCCCATGAAAGTAGTGAACCAGTCCATATAAGAGTGTGGCAGTCAgtaaaacataatataagatCATCATGTCTCTTGTCAATTTTCTTTGAGGTAACTAACAGAAAAGAAATGTGGTTGTGGCTtcaaagaaattaataaaacagaaatgtactttttttttaaaagctgattttattagaaaaaaaaaatggaaagaattACAAATGTAGAGCCAAACCAAGACTAAGCTAATATCCAAAACCGACCACCACTCAGGCAATGAGAACCAGAGCAACTAAACCAAAGGCTTCAACTTCGTCCAATGtacttttaaattcaaaatattactaaaaaaagtttttgttttaacaacaccaatactattctttttcaaaaatactaacACTAATTATTTAgtccaaaaatatcacaaacactaaaaataaaattaatgatttataatttagaattttggttttgggtttagtattttggacttagagtttatttttagggtttatgatttagttttgaaggtttaaagtttagtttgatgatttatttttagagtgtatgattattttttacgctttatgatatagttttgaaggtttaaagtttagttttgttttgtgttattttagggaaaaaaaaaatcttgtagtggtatttttgagaaagaaaaaaaagcttgtGATGacatttttgaaacaaaacttgttctaatggtatttttgagaatgtcTTTAACAAAATAGGTAAGAATTAGAACATATATTGGAGGCATTTCAAAATGAGAAGCCAACAAACCCATTTGGGTGGCTACATATGGAAATGCAAAATATTCCCTCTCTCAAATGTAAACCCTATTTGTGAATTTGAAATGTATTTTACACATCTATTatcaataaaatccaaaaaaacaattttaaatgtACAAAAATGTGTAGCAAATAGGAGGAAAGTGTTGACTCACCTACCgatattaattacataaatatcctaacaaataattttttttatattgatagtagtttatattatatggtTATGCTTAAATACAAACATTGCCAAGTTTGgttaatgaaaaatccaatttGTCCGCTCGCTTCTGATTAGCTTAGCGAAGATACACACCTTTACAAAGATTGGATGATTCTTtaaattctttaattaatttcataattattgaTTAGTACCAGACAAAGTTTGTTTTGTCAACGTTAAGTTTTGCCCTCCAAAGAACATTTTACTCATTTATATGATTTGGTCAAATTACATCATTTGCGCTTTTACTTGAAAAACCAAAGTCTTGATCTTTTTACTTAAATACGCATCCGGAACCAAAGTACTTAAGTCAATTTTTGACACAAACTTGTTTGACATTGATGGTGATATTTTGAGTTTACTTTTGTGTAAAGAGATGGAGACAAGTGATATATATCCACTTGAGTTAAATCATAGATAACACTGTGATTAATACTAACATCTATCATCGTAACAAAAGTTTCCTTGTGATTCACAGTTTCGTCGAAATCTCTATATTTTATTAGGCGTTATAGACTTTTTTCATATAgagttaagaagaaaagaacaaaagatatctgaaagcaaaaaacaattaaagattccttcttctctctaactTGTCTTCAATTAATGTATAGTTTAGTTTAAACCAAGTGACTTGGGTTTACAACTAATCTTTGCTTACATATTCCACCAGACTTTTATCCTGGCTCCATCCTAGCTACCTTGTAATACTTAATTACGCATATGCACTAATTACAAATACACAGATAAACACGTGTATACATGCAATTTCATTTGAGTCATATgtcttttattatatactacGCAGCCCCATTTGTGGCTAATTCCTAAAAGTCTCTAGATTATGGCTTTTATgtgtttgcgtttgcgttttaAATAAATggtctctctatctctctatgcATAATTGTCTATGCTCATATCTACTTCTCTCCATCTgtctttgtctctttctctctctcattcatCATTTACACAAATTATCTCTTAATTGATAAgacttgagagagaaagaaagaaggataGGTGGAAGATGATGACCAAATCTGgagagagaccaaaacaaaGACAGAGGAAAGGGTTATGGTCACCTGAAGAAGACCAGAAACTCAAGAACTTCATCATCTCTCATGGCCATGCTTGCTGGACCACTGTTCCCATCCTAgctggttttttttctttttctttaatctctcAAATCCGTCATTAGACTCTTAATTCTCATCATTATTAATTGTTAGTCTCATCCTTAAACTAACTGTCATTATGCTGCCAGGTTTGCAAAGGAATGGGAAAAGCTGCCGATTAAGGTGGATTAACTACCTAAGACCAGGACTAAAGAGAGGGACGTTTagtgcagaagaagaagagatcataTTGACTTTACATTCTTCCTTGGGTAACAAGTAAGTAAACCCTTTTTGGTCGTCTATAACTCACCCACACATGTACTGATGTACACTTCCCGGATTAGAAGCCGGGTTATAATGTAACCCAAAGGGGCTCAACTACAAGTCTCGGTCCTAACTCCTAAGTGAAAAACttaattttccttttaataGATTTTTCATAAAGTTGATATTATGATTTTCGATTTGGTTAAGGTGGTCAAGGATTGCTAAATACTTACCGGGAAGAACAGACAACGAGATAAAGAACTATTGGCACTCTTATCTGAAGAAGAGATGGCTCAAATCTCAACCACAGCTCAAAACTCAGAGATCAAACCTCACAGAGTCTGCTACTTCACTAATTTCTTGCGGGAAAAGAAGCCTGGAAACTGAAACCCTAGATCACGTGATCTCCTTTGAGAAATTAGCAGAGAAACCATCTTCATCACCACCACAAGAAAGCAACACGAACATGATGAACAGCGGTAAATACTTGCCCAAGCTGTTCTTCTCCGAGTGGATCAGTTCTTCAAATCCGCACATCGATTACTCCCCTGCTCTTACATATTCTAAGCACATTAATCATCAAACTGAAGACCAaatcgatgaagaagaagtaatgatgatcaacaacaacaactactctTCACTTGAGGATGTCATGCTCCGTACAGAGTTCTTGCAGCCTGATCATGAGTATGCAAATTATTATTCTTCTGGAGATTTCTTCAGCAACAACGACCAAAATTACGTTTAAATGAAGACTTAATCGAGAAAAGTGAATATGATCGCAAGAGAAACATAAACAACTTACTTGCGTTACAAGTTACAAAAAATGTTCTGATTTTTTTAGATCAAACATGAACAAAGTATACTTTTTCAATGGAAAGCTTGGATCTTTTATATCAAATtggttttagttatttattaaattttcaagaAAATCTGTATATACAAATAGAATAATTATTTGTATGTGAAGTGTGTTTTTATATTTGGTTCATGTCTCTATCATTGTCTGTCTTCTTGTTCCTCCATAGAGTTTACTATTGTCGTAGACTACTCTTAAGCAACATTTCAAAgtcaaattattttaacaaGTAACGATAATTTTATAACTACTAGCTAGCTAGGATGTTTCGTATatacactcttcttcttcttttgaattttaaaaatattacttgaTTATATCATTgttgaaattaaataatcatcTGTCATAATCAATCTTGCTTTGAAAAGAACAAGAATAACGAGAATAATGATCGTCACTGGTGTCCATTTTAACGCAATATCCTGCAAAATTTGTAATAACATAAAGTGCAAACATTAACTATAACCAACACCAAAAATTCAATTGAAAAGTGTGAAACATTATTAGTCATAATTTGATGAACCATGTCTagctttttatttcaaataccTGAAGACATTGTGAGTTCCAAATGGTTGAAACAGACGTTCGTCGATCCAAAGACGTTATTTCCGATGTTTCttgcaatacaaaaaaaaaaaaaaagaggattaaCAAAAATTACGTTAACTGAAGGTAAAAAAGAGACGATCAAGAAAAAAGTACCTAAAAGTTGTCGTATTTGTATTATATCATTCATATGCTCAGTGACTACATGGAGTTCTTCATTCCGCAAAGCATTCAGCTTCGACAGATTAGCCTGTGTTCTCGTGTCCATATATTGTTTCCTTATTCTCCCTATGCTCTTACCAAACCTAACGAAGCTATAGGGTTTTGAGATTTTCTGAATCAGTTCTGTCTCGTCGAGCTTATCAAGTTCCTTTTGCAGATCCTGCAGGTAATGAAACAATAGCTTTCTTGGGTACGATGAATCCGATAGCACGATGtaacatatcttcttctccaccaagaAGCTTCACCGTTTCAAAACTTGAGAGATTAATAATgagtaaataaatagaaagacaaaaaaaacagaggatatgTCAAAAATTTAGTATTGATTAATATGAAAGGATACTGGAAAGAATGATGATCGAGCAAGATGGTCATCTTTGGATGTAACAATGAGCCTTTGGAGATTTGTGTAAGAAGGAATTCGGCTTGTTGCTTGTACATCAAGAAACTAATGTTGTCTTGTTGGTTTACATAATAAGGTTGATCTTGTGCAAGGGGCAATCCATCTTCAACCCTACCAACTATTGTTAGCTTCACCATGATCGATTCTTGATTTATTCAGAAAATAGATCATTCTTATGTTAATAAGTCATATATAAGACGGGGAAGAaagattgaagatgaagatattCCATTGGCCATTGGGTTATGCAAAGAAACATAGCGTGGTGGTGGGAAGTTAATGAGGGAAAACTTTTTGGAGGCGATTGAAAATAAAGAAGTAAAGATTAGGGATATCTTGTTCATAAAGACAACTTTAGGGAAGGGGAAAGCATATTAGTTTTCCTTGTGTAATTGCAAAGTGCAAATCTTTAATACAAATTGTGGTTCAAACCTTTAACGTATGAAACGACAACattatgtttaaaataaacaaattatggaAGTAGAGACTTGTTGGAAGGGAAGAAGTTTGAAGAGGTCAGATAGCTGAGTAACTATAGTTATATTCATTAGAGGAAGGAGCAGGCTTGGCAGAAACAGTGAGTATCACAAAAGTACCAAAGAGAATTGTGACAATAGCCATGAAATTGACAAGAAACGCTTCTGATCCATATTTGTCAAGCCCTGAATTTTCCATGAAAGTGAGCTTCTCAAGAAACCCTAAAGCCGAGTTTCCAACagcaagaatataaacaaagagccCAAGAAACGCGTGCCATGGAAGCAAGTTGCTTCTTAGAGTTGATGATCCTctagggaagaagaagattataaaGCTATAATGCCACTGCAAagtatttaaagaaaaaaagcttttcCATCAACAACTTcgattttaaagattttttcatGAATTAATGAATTATTTACCTGAAAGGCATAAAAAACAATGACTCCAATACCAATCCAAGAATGGAGGCTATAGAGATTTGGGATGTGTGACTCGTTATGGTTCTTGAAAGCAGCACATATCCCGCAGATTCCAAGAATCAGAGCAATGGCGTGGAGGACAAGGtggatctttttcttcttttgtttctcaattcGAAGCCATTTGTAACTTATAATTGCTGAGTAcgtttgaaaaaagaaaaaaaaacataaaacacaatTTAGACTGCATAAAGTataaaatatcatctttttTGGTATATCAGTTTTCTTATTGTCTTTGTTATTACCTTCGCCCCCCAGAATTATTAAGCCGATGAGCATCAAAACAGGATGAAGCtagataaaaaaatgaataaacataaatttagGACAAATAAACTTGCAAATGAAGAAACTGAATTAGGTCTACTGATTAAACTTAAGcatcacaataaaaaaaaacacagatatTTAACAataatgagaaacaaaaacagattactactttttttttttctttacaaaatccaaaactgGTCTACGTAGATGTGAGACACATAAcgaaaaaacaagaaacgaaacaaagaGATGTAGAGAGAAGAGTTTACATTAAAGATGAGGTTCTTGTTCGTAGACTCCCATGCAAATCCACCTCTATAACTGATTGACCAATAAAGAACCATCACCGATGCGACTAAGGCGAGCGTGTGTGCCACAAACGCTACCATCCTTGCGTTTATTTTGACGGCCATGTGTTTATCTTCTTCGATTGTTCGATAAATTTGGAAccaaaagcaagaagaagaacccgAGTCTTAATGAAAGTCAACTACTATAACCCCTGCAGTAGCACGGACGTCGTGCCAACGAGTCAACGAATGGAGAATTTACGGAAAATGTCAGTGGAACTATTACAGGCTCAAAAAATTCAATCTACATGAGACCAATCCCACCTCAGGCTAAGAGTCACAGATTTAAGACCGACGACTTAATTTGTTGAACTCAAAGTAATACACAAGCCTAACGGTCATTTATTTTAGgtgattaatatatttttcatactATTATAagacttttatatttattttattttatgtaagtCTCCTGATGAATTTTCCATGGAAGTAAGCCTTTCAACGACACCAAAAGCCGAATTTCCAACATCAAGAACACAAATATAGAGACCGTACGTAGACATGTCCCATTCCATGGATGCAAACCGCGTTTTGGGATGTTTAACTCGTTGTGGTTCTTGATGGCAACAATGAAGCACCATCATCGTTGCGACTTGCGACTATAGCGAATGCGTGTGCCACAATTGCCACCTTCCTCGCGTTTATTTCGGTAGCCGTGTTTTGGGTTCTTCTTCGATATATATGTCCGAGACATATGGAAGCTAAAAAAGTAATAAGAATTTGGATCTTCTTGAGAGTGGATCTAatgaaaaaatctattagacCTTTGTTTTATCCATTTGGCGGGGCACGTTTCGGAAGACACATGcatgatcagttttttttttttttggtattttgtatGGGTGAATTTGTGTGATTAagtgaccaaaagaaaaaaaggaagtaaaTTAAGTGAGTAACCATAGACCCATGTACAATGACCAAAAAGGATAGCAGTGAAGAACACGCGCAggggagaagaaaaaagaggtgCTGATGTCATAACAAAATTGATTTTACCCCTCATCATTTTAAGtcctaatttaattttatagaaataactaaataaatcttgcaatagtttaaaaaaaccatagatttttttatttatataacatgattcgaatttttaaaatcggataagaattaattaaaataaaaaatagtgttcatttaaaatttaaactatatagtATAGAATCAAACTAAATAGTATAGAATGAAacctatttaataaaataattttataatagtGGTACTGAGAGTACGGTACTAGTGGTGGTTATACGATATGGTGGTGGCTAcaataaaccctaaacactcttttgtaaacccaaactgatatataatttcgtttaattgtaaaatttaaaccctaaacactattttataaactcaaaccgacatataattttgtttaattgtaaaatttaaaccctaaccactcttttataaacccaaaccgacatataattttgtttaattgtaaaatctaaaccctaaccattattttataaacccaaaccgacgtataatttcgtttaattgtaaaatctaaatcctatctactcttttgtaaatccaaaacgacatataattttgtttaattataaaatttaaatcttaaCTATTCTTCTATGAACTCAAACTGacatatatttaaactctaatctTCTTTTATAAAAGCAAACCtacataatttccttaataaaaagatctacataatttgtttccttaatttgttttttttttttttttattttaattttatttaaatatgttatgacatgtcatatgttataatatgtgtgtatatatataggatgtcatatgttataatatatgtgtgtatatatataggggaGAGAGGACGTGAGGAAAAGTGGTAACTGTTAATTATGTACATTACGCAAAATTGTcaatattatagaaaatataggTTAATGGTTAGTATATTATGTACATAGTCAGTCatttaattaaagattttttattggttattggtgcCAATTTCCCTTTTTGTATTCATATGTGTTATCGTGACCGTTGATGAACATCTAATAAACGACTTGGCTGTTGTCATGTGGCAACTGGCAACCCGAGAAGTAGCCAAAGCAGGCATCTATTTAACTACGCCGCACGTCGTAGTTGGCAACTAGTCTTACATGCTCACATTTATATCTCTGTGAGCCCAAGCCCACCTATTCCTAAGGCTAAAGATTCACTCAAACAACACAAACGAATATTGTGTAAACCCACCTAATCTCTATAACATTTTCCAAAGTAATTATTGCAAGTCTGTCTAATCTAGAATTGACTTGCATAAGTCtgtcataattcataaatatgGTTAGACCACAATGATAGCGATGCAAACTTATAGCATACACACATTTATGATTGTGTGGAATGAAGACAAAATGTTATAACAATCTGTATACTGTTTTGGGGTATTTTGAGCAATTTTCTCTTAggcaaaatataaataaaaaatcatataagtCTTGCATTTATAAAGTTGTTTGACAATTGTTCACAAAAGCTTAACAACTAACAAGTGGCCCATGCAAGATATGTCTTCTAGTGAACCAGATTTCTCTATAGTCTATATAGACAAAGTCATGAGTCTTAATTTCCTAACCTTTTTTGTTGACGTCATTTCCGATTTTGTTTTAATCACCAAATGCTAATTATTGAATATGTTCTGCACCTAATCTAAGGAAAATTATGGGGGATATACAAAACTTGTTAACGACAAAATATTAAGAGATGAGATGTCTAAACATAACATTATTAtagtaaaagcaaaaaaaaaattaggagacAAAGAAAATGAGAGCACTGAAGAGAGCGACAGTGTTTGTTGCACATGTTTTCATGTGCTTCCAATACTtgctctcatttttatataggTTTTGTTGATCCAgcttctaattatttttttaatcagtataaacctttttttttaatattcaccTTCATTAttagaaaaccaaaatcataaaattctGATGAGTTGGTTTCGATTTGAAGAATTTCAGGTATCCCTTAGTCTATAACTTtaatcaaactttaaaaatcatTACAAAAGTCTAATACAATGTCCATATTTCAAAATTAGTTTTAAGATTGCGAATTAGTACCAAGAAATAGAGAAGAGAGTGAGTGTTGCAATtatcaaaccaatatatatctACTGATacaagaaaccaaaatatattgaGTGCAGATTCATTAAAATTCTGAATTAAATGTTGTATCATTAAATATAAAACACACCACACGCAAAGATACATATATTCTATAGTGTGTAGTACAGCTGTATGTACATAAACATAATGCATGATGGATCATGACCAGGATGTGGCATGCAGATAAAGGTGTTTCTGGTTTTTCTTGGGGCCACCAATATAGTAGTCTCAAGTTCTCAACTCAATAATGGTGTAATGTGCAAATGCCTTTCATATACTATATGATTtacttttaaacttttttttatacatttcaATACTAGAAGCCACTAAACCTCTTTTACCCTTCACTCATGTAAATGTAAAGATACTTTTTAACATGATTCAAGTTTGTAGTTAACAATTCTTATAGACTAAATTGTAAGTCACACACAAGCAATTAAAAAGGGGGAGGTTGGGGTGTCTATTAAATTTACAAGGACCCATAAAATCACACCCACATTATATGCCTTACTgcattaaaaagaaaagcacTTTTCAATTCAATCAATTAATAAACTATTAAAAGTTAATTTCCTACTCAATCAAAACCCCATTTTAAAGCAGTAAGAAAAAATTTAGGCTTTAGATGGAATCTACTTATAACTCCctgattaagttttatatattaaatgaaGTGGTACGATTACGAATCAACCTTTATATTCTACAAGGAAAGTGATCTCACACAGTCTGTAAATcaggtttttgtgttttgtttttgtttcctcctATCCTAAGTACATTCTTTGGAAACTGATACATATCAGAGAATCCAAATTTTGAACaaggttttggtttctttcgagaaaaaaaaaaaaaaaaacaatgtttaagTCATGGAGGAACGACAAGAACAAGATCAAGGCTGTGTTCAAGCTTCAGTTTCAGGCAACTcaggtttgtgtttctttaaaTCTCGAAACCCAACAATCTAGTTTTCGTAAATCTTTGTGAAAAATTCAGACAATGTGTTCGGTATAGTTCTAGATCTGTGACTTTCAAAGTTTCAAGATTTGTTTGAAGTGTGAATGTGATTTTTatgagtattaaaaaaaaaaatgttacctttttattgaatttgaagGTGCCGAAGCTGAAGAAGACTGCTTTGATGATCTCATTGGTTCCTGATGATGTTGGGAAGCCAACATTTAAGCTGGAGAAAGCTGAGGTTAAAGAAGGGATCTGTTCATGGGAGAATCCAATTTATGTGTCAGTGAAGCTAATCAAAGAACCTAAATCTGGGATTGTCCGTGAGAAGATTTACCATTTTGTTGTTGCAACTGTGAGTGAAACACCAACATATTATGTCTTTTGAGTTATtctgggaaagaaaaaaaggttcaaTATTTACCAAACTCTGTTTCAGGGTTCTTCGAAATCGGGTTTTCTAGGAGAAGCATCCATTGATTTTGCAGATTTTCTGACAGAAACAGAGCCAGTAACTGTTTCTTTACCTCTCAAATTTGCCAACTCTGGTGCTGTCTTGAATGTactccttttcttctccttctgaaaCCTGAGTTAGAAATTGCATCAGATATGTGAGAAGTTTATATAAAGTATTTGGTTGTTGTGTTTGGTGCAGGTGACAATTCATAAGATACAAGGAGCCAGTGATTTAAAGTAaatagtttcttctttcttctatatGTTGCTGTTTACTGTTTTCTTTATAAGAGATTTACTGACTTCTAATTTTTGCAGATTTATTGAGGAAAATAAAGATCAAACACTTAGCAAAGAAGACAGCTTCAAAAGTCTACAAAGCAATGATGAGTTAGAAGGATATAACCAAGATGTAAGGCTCTTGGGTTCAGATAAGTTAATtgaactttcttttgtttattaagAAAGTTGTGATAGTTaagttttggatttgttttgcAGGAAAGGAGCTTAGATGCAAACACGGCTAAGAATGCTGGCCTAGGAGGTTCTTTTGATTCGATTGGTGAATCAGGATGGATAGATGAAGGGAATGCACGCTTACCTCAACGACATAACTCAGTTCCTGCAACGAAAAACGGACATCGAAGATCAAACACAGACTGGTCAGCTAGTTCAACATCAGATGAAAGTTACATCGAGTCAAGAACCAGTCCTGAGAACAATTTCCAAAGAGGATTCCCTGGTGTTGTTACTGAATCGAGTGACCCTATTGAAAGGCTCAAAATGGAATTGGAAGCTTTGAGAAGGCAATCAGAGTTATCCGAGCTGGAAAAGCAGTCTTTAAGGAAACAGGCGACAAAGGAGAGCAAACGGATACAGGAACTGTCGAGGGAAGTTAGTTGTCTCAAGGGTGAAAGAGA
It encodes the following:
- the LOC104725736 gene encoding transcription factor LAF1-like, which gives rise to MMTKSGERPKQRQRKGLWSPEEDQKLKNFIISHGHACWTTVPILAGLQRNGKSCRLRWINYLRPGLKRGTFSAEEEEIILTLHSSLGNKWSRIAKYLPGRTDNEIKNYWHSYLKKRWLKSQPQLKTQRSNLTESATSLISCGKRSLETETLDHVISFEKLAEKPSSSPPQESNTNMMNSGKYLPKLFFSEWISSSNPHIDYSPALTYSKHINHQTEDQIDEEEVMMINNNNYSSLEDVMLRTEFLQPDHEYANYYSSGDFFSNNDQNYV
- the LOC104725737 gene encoding 25.3 kDa vesicle transport protein-like, with product MVKLTIVGRVEDGLPLAQDQPYYVNQQDNISFLMYKQQAEFLLTQISKGSLLHPKMTILLDHHSFHFLVEKKICYIVLSDSSYPRKLLFHYLQDLQKELDKLDETELIQKISKPYSFVRFGKSIGRIRKQYMDTRTQANLSKLNALRNEELHVVTEHMNDIIQIRQLLETSEITSLDRRTSVSTIWNSQCLQDIALKWTPVTIIILVILVLFKARLIMTDDYLISTMI
- the LOC104725741 gene encoding transmembrane ascorbate ferrireductase 1-like; the encoded protein is MAVKINARMVAFVAHTLALVASVMVLYWSISYRGGFAWESTNKNLIFNLHPVLMLIGLIILGGEAIISYKWLRIEKQKKKKIHLVLHAIALILGICGICAAFKNHNESHIPNLYSLHSWIGIGVIVFYAFQWHYSFIIFFFPRGSSTLRSNLLPWHAFLGLFVYILAVGNSALGFLEKLTFMENSGLDKYGSEAFLVNFMAIVTILFGTFVILTVSAKPAPSSNEYNYSYSAI